GTCTTTCAGTTTTAAGGTTCTAGGTGGCTTTATGTTTTGTGGGGGCGAACAAGTATGAAGAATTTATTGGGTTTTTATTTATTCTTTGTTAAGTTCTTATTGCTGGCATGGATTATATGTTTGCTGAGATTTTGGCTAGGGGAAACGAATTCGAATTTTCCGTTTAAATCGCAATATTTTCCAACGCATAAGCATCCTCGTCCCTCTCATCAATCTCCTTGATCTGCTCAATCATCGCCTCCGCCAACGGCGACAAACGATACCCCCCACGGCTGACAATCCCGTAGCGGGTGTAACGCTCCTCCAGGTTTTCATCCAGGCCATCGATCTTCAAACACACCAGTTCGCCCCGCGCCATGTGCAGCACATCGCTGTTGGCGCTGACGATGCCAATGGCGTCCGAGCGCAGCACCACACCCATCAGGCTATAGCCGTTTTCGCACTCCACATTGGGTTGGTAATCGGGCCGGCCGCTGAGGTCGACGATGACCTTGCGCAGGTTCGGCGGGCGAATGGTGACCGCCAGCGGATAACTCATCAGTTCATCGGCGCGGATGCTTTCGCGGCCGGCCAGGGGGTGGCCGGCGCGGCAGCAGAAATACCAGCGGCGTGGGCGCAGGCGGTGGGTGTGGTAGTCGGGGTTGGCTTCGAAGTGGCGAGTGTCGGCGACGAAGAATTCGAACTCTTCGCTGAGCAGGCGTTTGCCCAGGCTTTGCCAGTCATCCACCTGGAACTGCACGCGGGCCTTGGGGTAGCGCCCGATGAAACTGCCGATGGCGCGCGGGATCAACCCACCTGCCGGGGCCGGGCCGCAGCCGAAGCGCAGTTCGCCGGCTTCCAGGCCGTTGAACTGGCTGATCTCGTTGGCCAATTGTTGGGCGCCGCTGACCAGGCGCCGGGCATGTTCAAGCAGTACCTGACCTTGCTTGGTGGGCGCCAGGTCCTTGCGGCCACGGTCTACCAGCTGGCAGCCGGCACTGTGTTCAAGGGCCTGGATGCTGCGACTGAACGCCGACTGCGACAGGTTCACGGCCAAGGCTGCCGCGACAAAACTGCGTTGCTCGGCGAGGGCGATGAAGTGGCGAAGCTGGCGCAGATCGATATGCATTTTTCACATCAAAAATATCCGGGAAATGCATTGGCTATGCATTAGGTCGACTCCTTATAAAGGCTATCTCTTATGCAGTAAATGTTCGTAAAAACATAAATAAATAACCTTTAGGAATATCTGGCGACGGATATCTCCGGGTTCTGGAGCCGCTTATGAGTCTGTTCAAGTCCTTGCCGCTGGCGATGCTGGTGGCCGGTAGCAGCAGTTGGTCGCCTTCCCAGGCCGCTGAAACACCCGCGCCTGCCGGCAAGGGCGAAAGCGCCAGTGGCCAACTGGAAACCGTCACCGTGACCGCCCGGCGGCGTACCGAAAGTGCCCAGGCCGTGCCGACGCCCATGAGCGTGGTCGGTGGGCAGGCGCTGGAAACCCAGCGGGTGTACCGCATCCAGGATTTGCAGCAACTGGTGCCCAGCGTCAACGTCGCCTACATGCACGCGCGCCAGTCCAGCGTGTCGATTCGCGGCCTGGGCAACAACCCGGCCAGCGATGGCCTGGAAGGCAGCGTGGGGTTGTATATCGACAACGTCTACCTCGGGCGCCCGGGCATGGCGGTGTTCGACCTGATGGACATCGAGCAGCTTGAAGTACTGCGTGGCCCGCAAGGGACGTTGTTCGGCAAGAACACCACCGCCGGGGTCATCAACATCAGTACTCGCGCACCGAGCTTTACCCCGGAGCGCAGCATCGAAACCTCTCTGGGCGAGGACGGTTATTTCCAGACCAAGGGCACGATCTCCGGCCCACTCACCGAGGACCTGGCAGGACGCTTCTCGGCCTATCGCACCCGCAGCGACGGCGACATCAAGAACGAGCACGACGGCCATGAGCTTAACGGCGGTTCGCGCCAGGGCTTTCGCGGGCAACTGTTGTACAAGCCCAACGAGGCGTTCAACCTGCGCTGGATCGGTGACTACAACGAAGAAGATTCCAGCGCCGGCACCCGCGTGTTGTACAGCACCGGGCCGACCATCAATGGCACCAACCTGTATCAATCCCGGGCCAACGCAGCGGGGGCGACCCTGGTGGATGGCACCCATCGCAAGGTCAACCTGGACAACGACCAGCATGTCACCGTGTTCCAGGGTGGTACCTCGCTGGAGGCCAACTGGACGCTGCCAAGCGACTTCACCCTGACGTCGGTGAGTGCCTATCGGTGGTGGAATTTCACCCCACGCAATGATGACGGCCTCAACGTACCGGCGTCGTATAACGCCGGGGTTTCGGTGGAAGATAAACAGTGGTCCCAGGAGTTCCGCCTGGCATCGCCTACCGGCGGCTTCTTCGATTACGTGCTCGGCGCCTATTACTTCGGCTCCGACCTGGACAACAAATCCTTCGCTTATTACGGCCCCAAGGCCGATATCTGGAACGGCACGCCAGCCGGCGCTTTGAGCAATGTGAGCAGCGTCGGCAACGGGCATATCCGCACCGATAGTTTTGCGTTGTTCGCCCAAGGCACCTGGCACCTCACCGAGCGTCTGGATTTCACTGCCGGCCTGCGCGGCACCTACGAAGAAAAAAGCGCCTGGGTCACGCGCAATGCCCCGCTGGGCGGCGCTGCGGTGAGCGGTGCGGCTGCCACTGCACGGCGTGGGCGCACCGGGGCGTATGACTCGGGCGACCTGACGCAGTACAGCGCCACCCCTTCGGGGCTGCTCAACCTCAGTTATCACTTCAATGACAACCTGCTGGGCTACGCGACGCTGTCCCACGGCGAGAAGTCTGGTGGGGTCAACCTGGCAGTGGGGTCTGCGCCAACGGCCGGGGCCGACTCGTTACTGATCGGCACCGAGCGCGCCAACAACGCCGAGCTGGGTTTCAAGAGCACGTTGTGGGACCGCCGCCTGCAACTCAACGCCAACCTGTTCTGGACCCAGGTCAACGGCTACCAGACCAACGCCTACGACCAGGACAACCGCGTGCAGTACCTGACCAACGCCGGTTCCGTGCGTTCGCGGGGCGTGGAAGTGGAAAGCACCCTGGTGCCGATCAAGGGCCTGACCCTGAATATCAACGGCTCGTTCAACGATGTGAGCTACCTGTCGTACAAGGATGCGCCGTGCCCACCCGAAACCAGCTTGCGCCCTGGTGCACCGGCGTCCTGCGACCTCACGGGCCATCAAGTAGTGGGCGCGTCCAAGTGGATCGCCAACGCCAACGGCGAATACAAATGGAACCTGGCTAACGGTTTGGAACCCTACGTCACCGGCAGCTACGCGTTCCGTTCCAAGGCGGTGGGCACGGTGGAAGATTCCGACTATGGGCAGATCCCGGCGTACGCGGTGGTCAACCTGTCGACCGGCCTGCGCGGCAATTATGACCAAGGGCAGTGGGACGTGTCGCTGTGGCTGAAAAACGCCTTCGACAAAACCTACTACACCACCCTGTGGACCGGCGGAAACGGCGGTTACGAGGGCCTGTTGGGCACGCCGCGCACCCTAGGCGTGACTGGGCGCTACGACTTCTAGGTCAGTGCGATAGGTGGCCGGGCTGAACACCCGCGTCACCAGCAGCATCGCCACCACGGTCACCGTCAGCACCACCCAGGCGCTGACGAAGTTGCCGGTGAGTTCGCGCAACCAGCCGGTCAGCCACGGCGAAAGTGCATTGATCAGAAACCCCACGCCTTGCACGAACGCCGCCAGCTGCCCGGCTTGGCGTGGGTCGCGGTGGTGGTCGAGGGTCAGCAGCAGGCTCAGGGCGAAACATGCGCCCAGGCCGAAGCCGATCAGCGCCACCCACAGGTGCGGGAATTGCTGTGGCGCCATCAGCAGGCCGAGGTAGCCGACCGTTTGCGCCAGCAGGCTGATGCTCAGCAACGGGCGCCGGTCAATGCCGCGCTGTGCCAGCACCGGCATCAGCAATGCGGCGATCACCTGGAAGATGGTCATGAACGCCAGCAACGACCCGCTGGGCAGCACGCCCCAACCCAGTTGTTGATAGTAGGCGGGCAGCCACGCGACCATGCTCATGTAGCCACAATTGACCAGGCCGAAATACAGCGCCAGCAGCCAGGCACGCCGGTTGCGCAACCCTTTGAACGCAGGTGCCTGTTGTGGATTTCGCGCGGCACCCAGCGGCAGCCAGGCCCATAGCAGCAATGCCCCCAGCGCCGGCAACAACCACACCCCCAGGCCCGCCTGCCATTGCTGGAAATGCATGGCCACCACAGGGCTAAGCAGCGCCGCCAGCCCACCACCGGCCATCAGCGAGGCCGAATACACGCCCATCGCCACCGGCACGCGGTGATGAAATTCGCGCTTGATCATCGCTGGCACCAGCGCCTGGATCAACGCCACGCCCGCGCCACCGAGCAGTGCGGTAACCAGCAGCGCCGAAGCCTGGCCCATCAGCCAGCGCGTCAGGCACGCCAGCAAAATCATCAACAAGCCCAGGGCGATGCCGCGACGTTCACCCAAGCGCGCTTCCACGCGCACGCCGACCAGTGCCACCAGCCCCATGCAGATCACCGGCAGGCTGGTGAGCAAGGCGCTGCTCTGGAAGCTCAGCCCGGTGACCTGGCGAATCTCGCCGAGCAGCGGGCTGATGGAGCTGAGGATCGGGCGCAGGTTCAGGCCGAGCACCACCAGCAGGCCCCAGCCAGCGAGGGATTTATTCAGGGTCATGCAGGGTTTTCCACTGGTGATACAACGCTGTCATTGCGCTGTCGGGCAGGTACTGGATGGGCAGGCGTTGCGCACCGATGGGCAAGCCAACCTGTTGGCTGATGGCTGCGGTCGACAGGCCGAACGGCTCGGCCATTTCGTTACTGGCGGCAAACACCACCCGTTCTACACCGCACAGGTACATGGCGCTCAGGCACATCGGGCAAGGCTGGCCGCTGGTGTAGATCACGCAGCCGTCCAGGCGTGCACCCAGTTGGCGGCTCGCTGCACGGATCGCCAGCAGCTCGGCGTGGGCGGTAGGGTCCTGGGTCAGGTGGATCTCATTCACGGCTTCCACCAGCACTTCACCGCTGCGCGTCAGCACCGCGCCGAAGGGTCGGCCGCCTTGGACGACGTTGGCGCGGGCCAAGGCGATAGCGCGTTGCAGGTGTGGTTGATCGTTGGTCATACAAGCCCCCGGGCGCGATGAAAGGTGAAGTATGGTCAGGCAGCGGGGTATGCTGAAATTAAATATAAACATGCCAATCAGTGGCAAACGCAATGGTGATGACGTTGTTCGATCCCGTGTTGTTGCGCAGTTTTGTCGCCGTGGTGGACTGCGGCAATTTCACCCGCGCCGCCGAGCGCCTGCATTTGACCCAGTCCACTGTCAGCCAGCAGATCCGCCGGCTTGAAGACGCAGTGGCTTGTCAGTTACTGGACCGCGACCAGCGCCGCGTGGTGGCTACCGCCGAGGGTGAGCGTCTGCTCGCGTATGCGCGCCGCATTCTCGCACTGCACGAAGAAGCCGCCGACGTGCTGATCAACCAGCAGAGCGACGGTGTGTTGCGCCTTGGCGTGCCGGAGGACTTTGCCGCCGAGCGCCTGATGCCGCTGCTTTCAGCGTTTGTCGTGGCCTATCCACGGGTGCGGCTGGAAGTCACCAGCGGTCTGGGCCCTGAATTGCAGCGCCAGTACCGGGGCGGTGAATTCGATGTGTTGCTGGTCAAGCAGATGGGCGACAGCGACGACTGTGTAGCGTCGTGGCCGGAGCCCTTGTATTGGGTCGACAGCCTGAGCACCCCGGCGCTGGGCCGCGATCCGCTGCCGCTGGTGGCTTTCCCGGTGGGCGGCTTGTACCGCAACGACATGCTTCACCATCTTGAGCGGGCCGGCTGGCGTTGGCGCATCGGCTACTCCAGTGCCAGCCTGGCCAGCGTGTGTTCAGCGGTGGCGGCAGGCTTGGGCATCAGCCTGTTGCCGGAGCGGGTGTTGCAACCGGGCCATCGCATACTCGGCCCGGAGAGTGGCTTGCCGCCTGTTCATGGCGTGCGATTGGCCCTGTATGGCCGCAGTGGTTTGGGCGCAGCGGGCCAGAGTTTGCTGGGAGAATTGCTGGCGTTGTGCAGTGGAAACCCGCACTGAGCCATACCTTTGCTGAATATTTTGTATGCCTTTAAAGCATTGAAAAACAAGGGTTTGGCGCCAGGCCCCGAGCCACGTGGCTTTGACGTCAGCGACTGTTGTATTTATGCGATTTTGTTCTATCTATAACTTTAAAGATTACTTTAAGAGATAAGTGTCTGGCCCCGATGATTCAGCCCTCGACGGGGCTGCACGCTGGCCCGTCGGTTTTTCAAAACCGTAGGGAGTGAATCAATGGGCAATGTCCAGACCGCCGCCAGTGCACCCGAGGCGCAATGGCGCCAGGCACCGAGTGGTGAGTTGGTCGACCTTGGCCGGCCGCATCGCGCGCCGTTGGGGCAATTGCGCCTGCAGAAGACCCCGAAGCGTTTTTCCAGCCACCGCGAAGGTATTTTGCTCGGGTTGCTGGTGTTGGCGCTGCACGGCGCAGTGATCTATTGGGTGAGCCAGAAACCCACGCCGGTGCTGCCGATTGTGCCGCCGGAAATTCCGCCGATGACCATCGAGTTTTCC
This genomic stretch from Pseudomonas synxantha BG33R harbors:
- a CDS encoding nucleoside deaminase; amino-acid sequence: MTNDQPHLQRAIALARANVVQGGRPFGAVLTRSGEVLVEAVNEIHLTQDPTAHAELLAIRAASRQLGARLDGCVIYTSGQPCPMCLSAMYLCGVERVVFAASNEMAEPFGLSTAAISQQVGLPIGAQRLPIQYLPDSAMTALYHQWKTLHDPE
- a CDS encoding LysR family transcriptional regulator, which produces MHIDLRQLRHFIALAEQRSFVAAALAVNLSQSAFSRSIQALEHSAGCQLVDRGRKDLAPTKQGQVLLEHARRLVSGAQQLANEISQFNGLEAGELRFGCGPAPAGGLIPRAIGSFIGRYPKARVQFQVDDWQSLGKRLLSEEFEFFVADTRHFEANPDYHTHRLRPRRWYFCCRAGHPLAGRESIRADELMSYPLAVTIRPPNLRKVIVDLSGRPDYQPNVECENGYSLMGVVLRSDAIGIVSANSDVLHMARGELVCLKIDGLDENLEERYTRYGIVSRGGYRLSPLAEAMIEQIKEIDERDEDAYALENIAI
- a CDS encoding CynX/NimT family MFS transporter, which produces MTLNKSLAGWGLLVVLGLNLRPILSSISPLLGEIRQVTGLSFQSSALLTSLPVICMGLVALVGVRVEARLGERRGIALGLLMILLACLTRWLMGQASALLVTALLGGAGVALIQALVPAMIKREFHHRVPVAMGVYSASLMAGGGLAALLSPVVAMHFQQWQAGLGVWLLPALGALLLWAWLPLGAARNPQQAPAFKGLRNRRAWLLALYFGLVNCGYMSMVAWLPAYYQQLGWGVLPSGSLLAFMTIFQVIAALLMPVLAQRGIDRRPLLSISLLAQTVGYLGLLMAPQQFPHLWVALIGFGLGACFALSLLLTLDHHRDPRQAGQLAAFVQGVGFLINALSPWLTGWLRELTGNFVSAWVVLTVTVVAMLLVTRVFSPATYRTDLEVVAPSHA
- a CDS encoding LysR family transcriptional regulator, whose protein sequence is MFDPVLLRSFVAVVDCGNFTRAAERLHLTQSTVSQQIRRLEDAVACQLLDRDQRRVVATAEGERLLAYARRILALHEEAADVLINQQSDGVLRLGVPEDFAAERLMPLLSAFVVAYPRVRLEVTSGLGPELQRQYRGGEFDVLLVKQMGDSDDCVASWPEPLYWVDSLSTPALGRDPLPLVAFPVGGLYRNDMLHHLERAGWRWRIGYSSASLASVCSAVAAGLGISLLPERVLQPGHRILGPESGLPPVHGVRLALYGRSGLGAAGQSLLGELLALCSGNPH
- a CDS encoding TonB-dependent receptor; this translates as MSLFKSLPLAMLVAGSSSWSPSQAAETPAPAGKGESASGQLETVTVTARRRTESAQAVPTPMSVVGGQALETQRVYRIQDLQQLVPSVNVAYMHARQSSVSIRGLGNNPASDGLEGSVGLYIDNVYLGRPGMAVFDLMDIEQLEVLRGPQGTLFGKNTTAGVINISTRAPSFTPERSIETSLGEDGYFQTKGTISGPLTEDLAGRFSAYRTRSDGDIKNEHDGHELNGGSRQGFRGQLLYKPNEAFNLRWIGDYNEEDSSAGTRVLYSTGPTINGTNLYQSRANAAGATLVDGTHRKVNLDNDQHVTVFQGGTSLEANWTLPSDFTLTSVSAYRWWNFTPRNDDGLNVPASYNAGVSVEDKQWSQEFRLASPTGGFFDYVLGAYYFGSDLDNKSFAYYGPKADIWNGTPAGALSNVSSVGNGHIRTDSFALFAQGTWHLTERLDFTAGLRGTYEEKSAWVTRNAPLGGAAVSGAAATARRGRTGAYDSGDLTQYSATPSGLLNLSYHFNDNLLGYATLSHGEKSGGVNLAVGSAPTAGADSLLIGTERANNAELGFKSTLWDRRLQLNANLFWTQVNGYQTNAYDQDNRVQYLTNAGSVRSRGVEVESTLVPIKGLTLNINGSFNDVSYLSYKDAPCPPETSLRPGAPASCDLTGHQVVGASKWIANANGEYKWNLANGLEPYVTGSYAFRSKAVGTVEDSDYGQIPAYAVVNLSTGLRGNYDQGQWDVSLWLKNAFDKTYYTTLWTGGNGGYEGLLGTPRTLGVTGRYDF